A single genomic interval of Methylobacterium bullatum harbors:
- a CDS encoding Baeyer-Villiger monooxygenase yields MKKRVAIIGAGPSGLAQLRAFEAARRAGEEIPELVCFEKQSDWGGQWNYSWRTGLDENGEPVHSSMYRYLWSNGPKECLEFADYSFEEHFGRPIPSYPPRAVLHDYIAGRVARSDVRKYIRFCTPVRWVSYSEETGRFTVTAKDLITDEHQVEDFDYVVVANGHFSVPNVPSFEGLEFFPGRVMHAHDFRVADEFAGKRLLMIGASYSAEDIGTQCIKYGATSITFSYRTKPMGFDWPAGFEERPLLEKLVGNTAYFKDGSHTEVDAIIFCTGYKHTYPFLPDDLRLKSHNCLYPAGIYKGIFWQSNPNLIYLGMQDQYYTFNMFDAQAWYARDYMMGKLALPGPEEQEADIAKWLAYQDTLTNPFEAIDFQTEYVRELLAATDYPHLDVDKVAELFKEWEHHKMEGILTYRDRSYRSTITGTLSPAHHTTWMKAMDDSLQAFMGLPQAAE; encoded by the coding sequence ATGAAGAAGCGGGTTGCGATCATCGGCGCGGGTCCGAGCGGCCTCGCCCAGTTGCGCGCCTTCGAGGCGGCGCGGCGCGCCGGGGAGGAGATCCCCGAGCTCGTCTGTTTCGAGAAGCAATCCGATTGGGGCGGCCAGTGGAACTACTCGTGGCGGACCGGCCTCGATGAGAACGGCGAGCCGGTCCACAGCAGCATGTATCGCTACCTCTGGTCGAACGGCCCGAAGGAGTGCCTCGAATTCGCGGATTACTCCTTCGAGGAGCATTTCGGCCGGCCGATCCCGTCCTATCCGCCCCGCGCCGTGCTGCATGACTACATCGCCGGGCGGGTCGCGCGCAGCGACGTGCGCAAGTACATCCGTTTCTGCACCCCCGTCCGCTGGGTGAGCTATTCGGAGGAGACCGGCCGGTTCACCGTGACGGCGAAAGACCTGATCACCGACGAGCACCAGGTCGAGGACTTCGACTACGTCGTGGTGGCCAACGGTCACTTCTCGGTGCCCAACGTCCCGAGTTTCGAGGGGCTGGAATTCTTTCCCGGCCGCGTGATGCACGCGCACGATTTCCGCGTCGCCGACGAGTTCGCCGGCAAGCGCCTGCTGATGATCGGCGCGAGCTACTCGGCGGAGGATATCGGCACGCAGTGCATCAAGTACGGCGCCACATCGATCACCTTCAGCTACCGCACCAAGCCCATGGGTTTCGACTGGCCGGCGGGGTTCGAGGAGAGGCCGCTTCTGGAGAAGCTCGTCGGCAACACGGCCTATTTCAAGGACGGCAGCCACACCGAGGTCGACGCGATCATCTTCTGTACGGGCTACAAGCACACCTATCCGTTCCTGCCGGACGACCTGCGGCTGAAATCCCACAACTGCCTCTACCCGGCGGGGATCTACAAGGGCATCTTCTGGCAGTCCAACCCGAACCTGATCTATCTCGGGATGCAGGACCAGTATTATACCTTCAACATGTTCGACGCCCAGGCTTGGTATGCCCGCGACTACATGATGGGCAAGCTCGCGCTGCCGGGTCCGGAGGAGCAGGAAGCCGACATCGCCAAATGGCTGGCCTATCAGGACACGCTCACAAACCCGTTCGAGGCGATCGACTTCCAGACGGAATACGTCCGCGAACTCCTGGCGGCGACCGACTATCCGCATCTCGACGTCGACAAGGTCGCCGAGCTGTTCAAGGAGTGGGAGCACCACAAGATGGAGGGCATCCTCACCTATCGCGACCGGTCCTACCGCTCGACCATCACCGGAACATTGTCGCCGGCCCATCACACCACATGGATGAAGGCGATGGACGATTCGCTCCAGGCCTTCATGGGGCTGCCCCAGGCCGCGGAATGA
- the gcvT_3 gene encoding Aminomethyltransferase encodes MNQIWMQPEGTWGATSPRTLSFSARGGDCAFFEVEAGDRLRIVDPEGCQPARLYAGPGAFGEATLGAPPLGDILRKRGEEAVGGSVEAALAARGIAPSDLEAHALFHAKSPPGSTFHATAAANSVCVLVIPGGPMAPDAQDPPTDLRVEIEPATSLEGRAPPPLAPPLLDLRVKAATAEAFSVKAGQYIQIIDVDGRQCADFLAFDAVALEAGDEYGLDATTTHTLMGSTAPKPGLLSKYFDARMVPLVEIVQDTVGRHDTFMLACSAKYYEDMGYPGHSNCTDNFNAVLRPHGIRPKKGWPAINFFYNTVAGPDDTITMDEPWSRPGDYVLLRALTDLVCATSSCADDIDPANGWCPTDIHVRVYDADSAFSKGMSHRMTPDAEPRLTRESGFHPRTAALTRKMEDYRGFWVPTCFNAAGPLEEYWACRERATIMDLSVLRKFEVIGPDAEDLMQLAVTRNVRKLAINQIVYTAMCNPHGGMIDDGTLFRLGQNNFRWICGDEYSGIWLRKLAEEHKLKVWVKSSTDQLHNVSVQGPRSRAILSGLVVSPPQEPTIDELKWFRFTVGRIDGVPVLVSRTGYTGELGYEVWCHPSQATALWDSIMTAGEPQGLTPMGLAALDMLRIEAGLVFAGYDFCDQTDPFEAGIGFTVPKDKPDAYVGSEAVARRRDNPHKRMVGLDVTGNEPVGHGDPVYDGRTQVGIVTSATKSPILGKTIALARLDVSAAAIGRSVEIGKLDGHQKRLPATIVAFPHFDPKKTRVRAESPARGDQGQASLAEPSPESVATAGIPA; translated from the coding sequence ATGAACCAGATCTGGATGCAGCCCGAGGGCACGTGGGGGGCAACGTCGCCGCGCACGCTCTCGTTCTCCGCGAGGGGAGGCGACTGTGCCTTCTTCGAGGTCGAGGCCGGGGATCGCCTGCGCATCGTCGATCCGGAGGGGTGCCAGCCCGCCCGGCTCTATGCCGGCCCCGGCGCGTTCGGAGAGGCGACACTGGGGGCGCCACCCCTCGGGGATATCCTGCGGAAACGAGGAGAGGAGGCCGTCGGCGGATCCGTGGAGGCCGCCCTCGCGGCGCGCGGCATCGCGCCGTCCGATCTCGAAGCCCATGCGCTGTTCCATGCAAAATCCCCGCCGGGATCGACCTTCCACGCCACGGCGGCGGCGAATTCCGTCTGCGTTCTCGTCATTCCCGGCGGCCCGATGGCGCCGGACGCGCAGGATCCGCCGACCGATCTGCGGGTGGAGATCGAGCCCGCCACATCCCTCGAAGGGAGGGCGCCGCCGCCGCTGGCCCCCCCCCTCCTCGACCTGCGCGTGAAGGCCGCCACCGCCGAGGCTTTCTCCGTCAAGGCCGGTCAGTACATCCAGATCATCGACGTGGACGGGCGCCAATGCGCGGATTTCCTCGCCTTCGATGCCGTCGCCCTCGAAGCGGGTGACGAATACGGCCTCGACGCCACCACCACGCATACCCTGATGGGATCGACGGCGCCGAAGCCCGGCCTGCTGTCGAAGTATTTCGACGCGCGCATGGTCCCCCTGGTGGAGATCGTCCAAGATACGGTCGGGCGCCACGACACGTTCATGCTCGCCTGCTCGGCCAAGTATTACGAGGATATGGGATATCCCGGCCACTCGAACTGCACCGACAACTTCAACGCGGTGCTGCGCCCGCATGGAATCCGGCCCAAGAAAGGCTGGCCGGCGATCAACTTCTTCTACAACACCGTCGCCGGGCCGGACGATACGATCACCATGGACGAGCCCTGGTCACGCCCGGGCGATTACGTCCTCCTGCGGGCGCTGACCGACCTCGTCTGCGCCACCTCGTCCTGCGCCGACGACATCGATCCCGCCAATGGCTGGTGCCCCACCGACATCCACGTCCGGGTCTATGACGCCGACAGCGCCTTCTCCAAGGGTATGAGCCACCGCATGACCCCCGATGCCGAACCGCGCCTCACCCGCGAATCCGGGTTTCACCCGCGCACCGCCGCCCTGACACGCAAGATGGAGGATTATCGCGGGTTCTGGGTGCCGACCTGCTTCAACGCGGCTGGGCCTCTGGAGGAATACTGGGCCTGCCGCGAGCGGGCCACGATCATGGACCTCTCGGTCCTGCGCAAGTTCGAGGTGATCGGGCCCGATGCCGAGGACCTGATGCAGCTGGCGGTGACGCGCAACGTGCGCAAGCTCGCCATCAACCAGATCGTCTATACCGCCATGTGCAACCCGCATGGCGGGATGATCGACGACGGCACGCTGTTCCGCCTCGGCCAGAACAACTTCCGCTGGATCTGCGGAGACGAGTATTCCGGCATCTGGCTGCGCAAGCTCGCCGAGGAACACAAGCTGAAGGTCTGGGTGAAGAGCTCCACCGACCAGCTCCACAACGTCTCCGTCCAGGGGCCGAGATCGCGGGCGATCCTGTCCGGCCTCGTGGTCAGCCCGCCCCAGGAACCCACGATCGACGAGTTGAAATGGTTCCGGTTCACTGTCGGGCGCATCGACGGCGTGCCGGTCTTGGTGTCGCGGACCGGCTATACCGGCGAGCTCGGCTACGAGGTCTGGTGCCACCCGAGTCAGGCGACCGCGCTCTGGGACTCGATCATGACGGCCGGCGAGCCGCAGGGTCTCACGCCGATGGGGCTCGCCGCCCTCGACATGCTGCGGATCGAGGCCGGCCTCGTCTTCGCCGGATACGATTTCTGCGACCAGACCGACCCGTTCGAGGCGGGCATCGGCTTCACGGTGCCGAAGGACAAGCCGGACGCCTATGTCGGATCGGAGGCCGTGGCGCGGCGGCGGGACAACCCGCACAAGCGGATGGTCGGCCTCGACGTCACGGGCAACGAGCCCGTCGGGCACGGAGATCCGGTCTATGACGGCCGGACCCAGGTCGGGATCGTCACCAGCGCCACGAAATCGCCGATCCTCGGCAAGACCATCGCCTTGGCGCGCCTCGACGTCTCGGCG